Proteins encoded in a region of the Diabrotica virgifera virgifera chromosome 4, PGI_DIABVI_V3a genome:
- the LOC126883571 gene encoding uncharacterized protein LOC126883571: protein MDSGNLIEEILVFPLTNNSTGARDDRGEYTNVQWSSNATKILIDLYKKYRDSVGKLEMKSLKKMWQVIASKFISMGLNYSALNCENRFKVLERNYKKFIDNQNKTGRGRRVFEYFEEMNELYEGKKNVFPRVLLTATEAIVPLSMPVSEPGPSTAISEEPVTLDVVRASTSKKKVESRPKSRKMTALEGIRKDLREHKRRKYFLLKTRYAQRCEYEKQKVNAIKRQTVVLKNIAEKLAGSDSSNLRNSDE from the exons atggatAGTG GTAATTTAATAGAAGAAATTTTAGTTTTCCCATTGACGAACAATTCTACTGGAGCCAGAGATGATCGTGGTGAATACACAAACGTACAGTGGTCAAGTAACGCCACAAAAATCCTTATAGATCTGTATAAAAAGTACAGAGACTCTGTGGGAAAACTAGAGATGAAGAGTCTCAAAAAAATGTGGCAGGTAATTGCATCAAAGTTCATAAGTATGGGGCTAAATTACTCTGCCCTGAATTGCGAGAATCGCTTCAAGGTACTCGAAAGAAATTATAAGAAATTCATCGACAACCAAAACAAAACTGGACGTGGTAGACGGGTTTTCGAGTACTTTGAAGAGATGAATGAGTTATATGAGGGCAAAAAGAATGTGTTTCCCAGAGTCTTATTGACTGCTACAGAAGCCATTGTGCCATTGAGTATGCCAGTAAGTGAACCAGGACCATCCACTGCCATTAGCGAAGAGCCTGTAACTCTAGATGTTGTAAGAGCCTCAACATCCAAGAAGAAGGTAGAAAGTAGACCAAAAAGTAGAAAGATGACTGCTTTGGAAGGAATAAGGAAGGATCTGCGAGAGCATAAGAGacgtaaatattttcttttaaaaacgagATATGCTCAAAGGTGTGAATATGAAAAACAAAAGGTTAATGCCATAAAGCGACAAACTGTTGTTCTAAAGAATATAGCAGAAAAGTTGGCTGGAAGTGATTCTAGCAATCTGAGGAATAGTGATGAATGA